The following are encoded together in the Chloroflexota bacterium genome:
- a CDS encoding MFS transporter: protein MNTRSLHPTFTLALVAFAVFLGALDLTVVSTILRQVIFDFEIPFPSGLNQAAWIVTGYLLAYTLTMPVMGRLSDLYGRRRVYTASLALFVVGSVIVALSNSLETMIAGRVVQALGAGALVPVAMAIVGDVLPPEKRAVALGIIGAVDTAGWVAGPLYGAWMVTQFEWRWVFWINLPLGIVAGVLAFIALRDLDHATTHARMDYAGATLLCIALASLSLALTGESNSESAFAAASASSSGGLSPYAPAFFALGLVAILGFVWRERRAASPLIDLAMFNDATFRAACAVNLLVGGVLIAAVVDVPLFVNTVMLLARRMTPAQADWHSGVILAMLTTSMMLAAFVGGALTARWSFRVPVLLGLVVTTLGLGLLSRWNASLDNVTQARDLVVCGVGLGIVISPIATAVINTVAEHHRGTASAIVLILRLVGMTIAISVLTTWGVHRFDELSRAAPLGALTAEFVVNISATVMNEIFLIAATISAIALVPALWLKSVRIQT, encoded by the coding sequence ATGAACACCCGCTCACTTCACCCAACATTCACACTTGCACTCGTCGCGTTCGCGGTGTTTCTCGGCGCGCTCGATCTCACCGTCGTTTCGACGATTTTGCGCCAAGTCATTTTCGATTTCGAAATTCCGTTTCCGAGCGGACTGAATCAAGCCGCGTGGATCGTCACCGGCTATTTGCTCGCGTACACCTTGACGATGCCGGTCATGGGTCGCCTCTCCGATCTGTACGGCAGACGCCGCGTGTACACCGCATCGCTCGCGTTGTTCGTCGTCGGCTCCGTGATCGTCGCGCTGTCCAATTCGCTTGAGACGATGATTGCGGGACGCGTTGTGCAAGCCCTGGGCGCGGGCGCACTCGTCCCGGTCGCGATGGCAATCGTGGGCGATGTGTTGCCGCCAGAGAAACGCGCGGTCGCGCTTGGCATCATCGGCGCGGTGGACACCGCCGGCTGGGTTGCGGGACCGCTCTACGGCGCGTGGATGGTCACCCAGTTCGAGTGGCGTTGGGTGTTTTGGATCAACCTTCCACTCGGCATCGTCGCGGGCGTGCTTGCGTTCATCGCGTTGCGCGATCTCGATCACGCGACAACACACGCGCGAATGGATTACGCCGGCGCAACGTTGTTGTGCATCGCGCTCGCCTCGCTCAGTCTCGCGCTCACGGGCGAATCGAATTCGGAATCCGCGTTCGCTGCCGCAAGCGCATCGAGCAGCGGAGGTTTATCGCCGTACGCGCCGGCATTCTTCGCGCTCGGTCTCGTCGCGATCCTGGGATTTGTTTGGCGCGAACGCCGCGCGGCGAGTCCGCTGATTGATCTCGCGATGTTCAACGACGCGACGTTTCGCGCGGCGTGCGCGGTGAATCTGCTCGTCGGCGGTGTGTTGATCGCGGCAGTCGTGGACGTGCCGTTGTTCGTCAACACGGTGATGTTGCTCGCGCGGCGCATGACGCCCGCGCAAGCCGATTGGCACAGCGGCGTGATTCTCGCGATGCTCACCACCTCGATGATGCTCGCGGCATTCGTCGGCGGCGCGCTCACCGCGCGGTGGAGTTTTCGCGTACCGGTTCTGCTCGGCTTGGTCGTCACGACGCTGGGCTTGGGATTGCTCAGTCGTTGGAACGCGTCGCTCGACAACGTGACCCAAGCGCGCGACCTGGTCGTGTGCGGCGTCGGACTCGGCATCGTCATCTCGCCGATTGCCACCGCGGTGATCAACACCGTCGCGGAACACCATCGCGGCACCGCGTCCGCGATTGTGTTGATCTTGCGACTGGTTGGCATGACGATCGCGATCTCGGTGTTGACGACCTGGGGTGTGCATCGCTTTGACGAACTCTCGCGCGCCGCGCCGCTCGGCGCGCTGACCGCCGAATTTGTCGTCAACATTTCCGCGACCGTGATGAACGAAATTTTTCTCATTGCCGCTACGATCTCGGCTATCGCGCTGGTTCCCGCATTGTGGTTGAAATCTGTACGCATTCAAACGTAA
- a CDS encoding LppX_LprAFG lipoprotein, producing MKPNSSTRRALRFLLIATAAWLAACSLATPPAPPPRDLVNQAAQKFSAIQSLHFSIEFSGDPTYLDRAHTLALRRVEGDVVRPDRMRASVKAALPGAYVLINAIGIGEHQFATNPLNGKWEKIPTEWGFNPAILFQSSTGLGALMTQAQNLTALADEHIENQRYHRLRGDIAGTAVAPITGWLIGDGTIQVELWIGANDAPLRRIRLTEILPNATPSPGTPVPPTQWLIDLTKFDVPVEINQPEIGSK from the coding sequence ATGAAGCCAAATTCCAGTACGCGCCGAGCTCTCCGGTTTCTCCTCATCGCGACTGCCGCGTGGCTTGCCGCGTGCTCTCTCGCGACGCCTCCCGCACCGCCTCCGCGCGACCTGGTCAATCAAGCCGCGCAAAAATTCTCCGCGATTCAATCGCTCCACTTTAGCATCGAGTTTAGCGGCGATCCGACGTACCTCGACCGCGCGCACACGCTGGCGTTGCGCCGCGTCGAAGGCGACGTAGTACGCCCTGACCGAATGCGCGCAAGCGTCAAAGCCGCGTTGCCGGGCGCGTACGTCCTCATCAACGCGATCGGCATCGGCGAACACCAATTCGCGACGAATCCGCTCAACGGCAAGTGGGAAAAAATTCCAACCGAGTGGGGTTTTAATCCCGCGATTTTGTTTCAGTCGAGCACCGGTCTCGGCGCGTTGATGACCCAAGCGCAAAACCTCACCGCACTCGCGGACGAACATATCGAGAACCAACGTTATCATCGTTTACGCGGCGACATTGCCGGTACGGCGGTCGCGCCGATCACGGGTTGGCTCATCGGCGACGGCACGATCCAGGTCGAGTTGTGGATCGGCGCGAACGATGCGCCGTTGCGCCGCATTCGTCTGACGGAAATCTTGCCGAACGCGACGCCCTCGCCAGGCACACCCGTCCCGCCGACGCAATGGTTGATTGACCTGACCAAGTTCGATGTGCCGGTCGAAATCAATCAGCCGGAGATCGGAAGCAAGTAG
- a CDS encoding YdeI/OmpD-associated family protein, translating to MKLAKKNSELVSITYAEALQVALCYGWIDGQKKGFDESAWLQKFTPRGAKSIWSKINREKADMLIQSGRMKPAGLKAIQAAKQDGRWDAAYSSSRNATIPNDFQSELDEHSNAKSFFETLDRANRYAILFRLETAKKAETRAKQIQQFIRMLEKHEKIHP from the coding sequence ATGAAGCTGGCAAAGAAAAACTCTGAGCTAGTTTCGATCACTTACGCTGAAGCGCTTCAAGTCGCGTTATGCTACGGCTGGATTGATGGTCAGAAAAAAGGATTCGATGAATCCGCATGGCTTCAAAAATTTACGCCGCGCGGTGCGAAAAGTATTTGGTCCAAGATCAATCGCGAAAAAGCCGACATGCTCATCCAGAGCGGACGGATGAAACCTGCCGGGCTAAAAGCCATACAAGCGGCAAAGCAAGATGGACGATGGGATGCGGCGTACAGTTCATCGCGCAATGCAACGATCCCGAACGATTTTCAGTCCGAGTTGGACGAGCACTCTAATGCAAAATCTTTTTTCGAAACGCTCGACCGCGCGAACCGCTACGCGATTCTCTTTCGACTTGAGACCGCCAAAAAAGCCGAGACCCGCGCCAAACAGATTCAGCAATTCATTCGCATGTTAGAAAAGCACGAAAAAATCCATCCATAA